The following coding sequences are from one Anabas testudineus chromosome 16, fAnaTes1.2, whole genome shotgun sequence window:
- the leng9 gene encoding leukocyte receptor cluster member 9, whose translation MASCGQGKSSDSPGDHREDRAHLKPTCRTDTSSPPTGVPADPDSGRDTQKAPAESGAQDVCQFFLMGKCHFGHRCRLSHSDPSLDDSEAVTPDQDDKLDTEKTEKHKKKNKDNKATKPEYKEGKEVNKKPRMRTADDVISRVLWDPSVEPSEFIVGYVDRFLGVIERPFCDFNWDTNPCDCDYSSELALPRHRIQYFKHRGHRVWDRHSRTDRVFGSTGQSLAPPFGGEGEVKGVNAEDQEQQQDCLKTTEEQPSAVSGQEEIHREACTHTESAHLEKEKPNGMNIRTPDSTQPVPKCRENISQEQQDSQGACVEEEAANRFQTSTDEITSCQKEGASVKEESEDKAQWEESWEGNEEASSYLEALNLNQNPSAPLEQREEKRGGRPPKKRPTHFITFRANTPAILSCFQQLQEEVTSLLPSSAPHWQTTSSLHVTLCLLVLHGPAEVAAAGEILRRFAHLDRNPPVAVTFPVKLKHFNGKVLFLSPQPQLQLQHLNSGLQEAYRKEGWLHRDSYNPRYHLTLAKVEDVEGERIFEGVGDLKLGKSLNFGRLPINTLHLCVVNGSKVDGFYETVCTVTLR comes from the exons ATGGCGTCATGCGGACAAGGAAAGTCCTCAGATTCACCAGGGGACCACAGAGAGGACAGGGCCCACCTGAAACCCACCTGCCGGACTGACACATCCAGTCCACCTACAGGGGTCCCAGCTGACCCTGACAGTGgtagagacacacagaaagcacCAGCAG AATCAGGAGCACAGGATGTGTGCCAGTTTTTCCTGATGGGAAAGTGTCATTTTGGTCACAGATGTCGCTTGTCTCACAG TGACCCCTCACTGGATGATTCAGAGGCAGTAACTCCTGACCAGGATGACAAACTCgacacagaaaagacagaaaaacataagaagaaaaacaaagacaacaaggCAACAAAGCCGGAATACAAGGAAGGAAAAG AGGTGAACAAAAAGCCTCGTATGCGCACAGCCGATGACGTTATCTCTCGGGTCCTGTGGGACCCATCAGTGGAACCATCAGAATTTATAGTAGGCTACGTGGATCGTTTTCTTGGTGTGATAGAGCGGCCCTTCTGTGACTTTAACTGGGACACCAACCCCTGCGATTGTGACTACTCTTCTGAGTTGGCCCTGCCTAGACACAGGATCCAGTACTTCAAACACAGAGGGCATCGCGTGTGGGACCGCCATAGCAGGACTGACAGGGTTTTTGGCTCCACTGGTCAATCTCTGGCTCCCCCCTTTGGAGGGGAGGGGGAAGTAAAGG GAGTAAACGCAGAAGACCAAGAGCAGCAACAAGactgtcttaaaacaacagaagagcAGCCATCTGCTGTCAGTGGGCAGGAAGAAATTCATAGAGAGGCGTGTACTCATACAGAGAGCGCACATCTGGAGAAGGAGAAGCCAAATGGGATGAATATTCGCACTCCTGACTCAACACAACCGGTGCCTAAATGTAGGGAAAACATTTCTCAGGAACAACAGGATTCACAAGGAGCATGTGTTGAGGAGGAGGCTGCAAATAG ATTTCAGACTTCAACAGATGAAATCACCTCATGTCAAAAAGAAGGAGCAAGTGTCAAAGAAGAGAGTGAGGATAAAGCACAGTGGGAAGAAAGCTGGGAAGGCAATGAGGAAGCTTCG AGTTATCTTGAAGCATTGAACTTGAACCAAAATCCGTCGGCACCTCTGgagcaaagagaagagaaacgTGGCGGTCGCCCTCCTAAGAAACGACCCACGCACTTCATCACCTTCAGGGCCAACACTCCTGCCATCCTCTCCtgttttcagcagctgcaggaggaggtcACCTCCCTTTTACCCTCGTCTGCTCCTCACTGGCAGACCACCTCCAGCCTACATGTCACACTGTGCCTCCTAGTGCTGCATGGCCCGGCTGAAGTAGCCGCTGCTGGGGAGATCCTCAGACGATTTGCCCATTTGGATCGCAACCCACCAGTGGCTGTGACCTTTCCTGTGAAGCTGAAACATTTCAATGGGAAGGTGCTTTTCCTGAGCCCACAGCCTCAACTGCAGCTCCAGCATCTCAACAGTGGCCTGCAGGAGGCCTACAGGAAGGAGGGCTGGCTCCACAGGGACTCATACAACCCACGGTACCACCTAACCCTGGCCAAGGTAGAAGATGTTGAGGGAGAGAGGATTTTTGAAGGTGTGGGGGACCTGAAGCTGGGGAAGAGTTTAAATTTTGGCCGCTTGCCTATTAACACATTGCACCTTTGTGTTGTGAATGGTTCTAAAGTAGATGGTTTTTATGAGACAGTGTGCACAGTAACCCTTCGATAA
- the flcn gene encoding folliculin isoform X1, protein MNALVALCHFCELHGPRTLFCTEALHPPSPSPSSQAGVPTPGDRDRDGDREGEGLTMRANSSATQRGEMCEGCRSLPPSHPGFVSIDDETGIRFLSHQHPRQPQLFSVVRQACVRSLSCEVNSDVCPGREGPIFFGDEQHGFVFSHTFFIKDSLARGFQRWYSIVMVAMDRIYLINSWPFLLRHLRLTIQSLQSTALKVFDSEQGVCPQRAVRMNSVFSPAVFPHQRSGNAARSLTSLTQHPNLWASLHSSFSWLLKACGSRLTEKLLEGAPTEDTLVLIERQTEHEEEMSCWEGADGGASKPQRHQSDGELVHDFLCEDAKLDDLPGPKFRSLRHLRQVLGAAEFRLLAWHVLMGNQVIWRSADPGLIQSAFTVLKSLLPVGCVRSVPYSSQYEEAYKCNFLGLSPDVPIPAHVSSSEFSVLVDVSTEKSCQTTVVGDDDICSLYQFTISSANTQPTDRGPTLLNKLEVALSNENLSVDVVSHCLLCLKEEWMNKVKVLFKFSKVDGRGREDTQKVLALLGATGPGEDDNVRLLKFWMTGLSKTYKSHLMTAVRGGERSPSQ, encoded by the exons ATGAATGCTTTGGTTGCTCTCTGTCACTTCTGTGAGCTCCATGGTCCTCGGACACTGTTCTGCACTGAGGCACTGCACCCTCCATCTCCGTCCCCTTCATCCCAGGCAGGGGTCCCAACACCTGGGGACAGGGACCGAGATGGTGATCGTGAAGGTGAAGGGCTGACTATGAGAGCGAACAGTTCAGCCacgcagagaggagaaatgtgtGAG GGATGCCGATCTCTACCTCCATCTCACCCAGGCTTTGTGAGCATCGACGATGAAACAGGCATACGCTTCCTGAGCCACCAGCATCCCAGACAGCCACAGCTTTTCAGCGTGGTCCGCCAGGCCTGTGTACGCAGCCTCAGCTGTGAGGTAAACAGTGAC gTGTGTCCCGGCCGTGAAGGGCCAATTTTCTTTGGAGATGAGCAGCACGGCTTTGTGTTCTCACACACTTTTTTTATCAAAGACAGCCTGGCCAGGGGATTTCAGCGCTGGTACAGTATTGTCATGGTAGCCATGGACAGAATCTATCTTATCAACTCCTGGCCTTTCCTGTTACGCCACCTTAGACTCACTATACAGAGCCTGCAAAGCACAGCACTCAAG GTGTTTGACAGTGAACAGGGAGTTTGCCCCCAGCGAGCTGTGAGGATGAACAGTGTTTTTTCACCTGCAGTTTTCCCCCACCAAAGAAGTGGCAATGCAGCCAGATCACTAACCTCTCTTACTCAACATCCTAACCTCTGGGCAAGTCTGCACTCCTCTTTTAGCTG GCTGCTGAAGGCCTGTGGTAGTCGTCTGACAGAGAAGCTACTCGAAGGCGCCCCCACAGAGGACACACTTGTACtcatagagagacagacag AGCACGAAGAGGAAATGAGCTGCTGGGAGGGGGCAGATGGAGGCGCTTCAAAGCCACAGCGACATCAGTCAGACGGCGAGCTGGTCCACGACTTCCTGTGTGAAGATGCAAAATTAGATGACTTACCCGGTCCGAAATTTAGGTCACTGAGACATTTGAGACAG GTCCTCGGAGCTGCAGAGTTTCGTCTGCTGGCATGGCACGTGCTCATGGGGAATCAGGTCATATGGAGAAGTGCAGACCCTGGACTCATTCAGTCAGCATTTACAGTGCTAAAG TCTCTGCTCCCAGTGGGCTGTGTGCGCTCGGTGCCATACAGCTCTCAATACGAGGAGGCCTACAAATGCAACTTCTTGGGTCTCAGCCCAGATGTACCTATTCCAGCTCATGTCAGCTCTTCAG AGTTTTCAGTGCTGGTGGATGTCAGCACAGAGAAAAGTTGTCAGACCACAGTCGTTGGTGATGATGATATCTGCTCACTTTATCAGTTCACCATCAGCAGTGCCAACACGCAGCCCACAGACAGGG GTCCCACATTATTAAACAAGCTTGAGGTGGCTCTATCTAATGAGAACTTGTCAGTGGACGTTGTTTCTCACTGCCTGCTATGCTTGAAGGAAGAGTGGATGAA TAAAGTCAAAGTGCTTTTCAAGTTCTCCAAAGTGGACGGACGAGGAAGGGAGGACACCCAGAAGGTTCTGGCCCTCCTTGGTGCCACAGGGCCTGGTGAGGATGACAATGTCAGGTTGCTTAAGTTCTGGATGACTGGACTCAGCAAAACCTACAAGAGCCATTTAATGACAGCTGTAcgaggaggggagaggagtcCCAGCCAGTAA
- the flcn gene encoding folliculin isoform X2 — protein MNALVALCHFCELHGPRTLFCTEALHPPSPSPSSQAGVPTPGDRDRDGDREGEGLTMRANSSATQRGEMCEGCRSLPPSHPGFVSIDDETGIRFLSHQHPRQPQLFSVVRQACVRSLSCEVCPGREGPIFFGDEQHGFVFSHTFFIKDSLARGFQRWYSIVMVAMDRIYLINSWPFLLRHLRLTIQSLQSTALKVFDSEQGVCPQRAVRMNSVFSPAVFPHQRSGNAARSLTSLTQHPNLWASLHSSFSWLLKACGSRLTEKLLEGAPTEDTLVLIERQTEHEEEMSCWEGADGGASKPQRHQSDGELVHDFLCEDAKLDDLPGPKFRSLRHLRQVLGAAEFRLLAWHVLMGNQVIWRSADPGLIQSAFTVLKSLLPVGCVRSVPYSSQYEEAYKCNFLGLSPDVPIPAHVSSSEFSVLVDVSTEKSCQTTVVGDDDICSLYQFTISSANTQPTDRGPTLLNKLEVALSNENLSVDVVSHCLLCLKEEWMNKVKVLFKFSKVDGRGREDTQKVLALLGATGPGEDDNVRLLKFWMTGLSKTYKSHLMTAVRGGERSPSQ, from the exons ATGAATGCTTTGGTTGCTCTCTGTCACTTCTGTGAGCTCCATGGTCCTCGGACACTGTTCTGCACTGAGGCACTGCACCCTCCATCTCCGTCCCCTTCATCCCAGGCAGGGGTCCCAACACCTGGGGACAGGGACCGAGATGGTGATCGTGAAGGTGAAGGGCTGACTATGAGAGCGAACAGTTCAGCCacgcagagaggagaaatgtgtGAG GGATGCCGATCTCTACCTCCATCTCACCCAGGCTTTGTGAGCATCGACGATGAAACAGGCATACGCTTCCTGAGCCACCAGCATCCCAGACAGCCACAGCTTTTCAGCGTGGTCCGCCAGGCCTGTGTACGCAGCCTCAGCTGTGAG gTGTGTCCCGGCCGTGAAGGGCCAATTTTCTTTGGAGATGAGCAGCACGGCTTTGTGTTCTCACACACTTTTTTTATCAAAGACAGCCTGGCCAGGGGATTTCAGCGCTGGTACAGTATTGTCATGGTAGCCATGGACAGAATCTATCTTATCAACTCCTGGCCTTTCCTGTTACGCCACCTTAGACTCACTATACAGAGCCTGCAAAGCACAGCACTCAAG GTGTTTGACAGTGAACAGGGAGTTTGCCCCCAGCGAGCTGTGAGGATGAACAGTGTTTTTTCACCTGCAGTTTTCCCCCACCAAAGAAGTGGCAATGCAGCCAGATCACTAACCTCTCTTACTCAACATCCTAACCTCTGGGCAAGTCTGCACTCCTCTTTTAGCTG GCTGCTGAAGGCCTGTGGTAGTCGTCTGACAGAGAAGCTACTCGAAGGCGCCCCCACAGAGGACACACTTGTACtcatagagagacagacag AGCACGAAGAGGAAATGAGCTGCTGGGAGGGGGCAGATGGAGGCGCTTCAAAGCCACAGCGACATCAGTCAGACGGCGAGCTGGTCCACGACTTCCTGTGTGAAGATGCAAAATTAGATGACTTACCCGGTCCGAAATTTAGGTCACTGAGACATTTGAGACAG GTCCTCGGAGCTGCAGAGTTTCGTCTGCTGGCATGGCACGTGCTCATGGGGAATCAGGTCATATGGAGAAGTGCAGACCCTGGACTCATTCAGTCAGCATTTACAGTGCTAAAG TCTCTGCTCCCAGTGGGCTGTGTGCGCTCGGTGCCATACAGCTCTCAATACGAGGAGGCCTACAAATGCAACTTCTTGGGTCTCAGCCCAGATGTACCTATTCCAGCTCATGTCAGCTCTTCAG AGTTTTCAGTGCTGGTGGATGTCAGCACAGAGAAAAGTTGTCAGACCACAGTCGTTGGTGATGATGATATCTGCTCACTTTATCAGTTCACCATCAGCAGTGCCAACACGCAGCCCACAGACAGGG GTCCCACATTATTAAACAAGCTTGAGGTGGCTCTATCTAATGAGAACTTGTCAGTGGACGTTGTTTCTCACTGCCTGCTATGCTTGAAGGAAGAGTGGATGAA TAAAGTCAAAGTGCTTTTCAAGTTCTCCAAAGTGGACGGACGAGGAAGGGAGGACACCCAGAAGGTTCTGGCCCTCCTTGGTGCCACAGGGCCTGGTGAGGATGACAATGTCAGGTTGCTTAAGTTCTGGATGACTGGACTCAGCAAAACCTACAAGAGCCATTTAATGACAGCTGTAcgaggaggggagaggagtcCCAGCCAGTAA
- the zgc:174888 gene encoding uncharacterized protein zgc:174888 gives MSLSGLLLLSFLTVQCGGCGFDWEGVKNIKVTIDSNPTGFRTVFPKNYYVQHHYDKNMLCDTDPCCVFPAAVVLLDSWHVLLRNLWDEHLNYSLILDLKQTLDKIIRKNQNTERFQEETDLAHLPTLSTSPEELLKLTSELFAQWLNVGCLPVIKTCTLPTLPPSVQRKDYSPSRARLLTTRAIHILEEKHVGMMIDTAQPSSGGENLSYSAFVWSPLIFRLYWWLP, from the exons ATGTCACTGTCAG GTTTGCTGTTACTATCATTCTTGACTGTCCAATGTGGTGGATGTGGCTTTGACTGGGAAGGtgtgaaaaacataaaagtgaCTATCGACTCTAATCCTACTGGATTT cGGACAGTATTTCCTAAAAATTACTATGTTCAGCACCACTATGACAAAAACATGCTCTGTGACACTGATCCG tgttgtgtgttccCTGCTGCAGTAGTCCTCCTGGACTCCTGGCATGTGCTTCTCAGAAACCTCTGGGATGAGCACTTGAATTATTCTTTAATCCTCGATCTGAAGCAGACACTGGATAAAATTATTCGAAAGAACCAAAACACAGAG AGGTTCCAGGAAGAGACAGACTTGGCCCATCTCCCCACTTTATCCACCTCTCCAGAGGAACTGCTCAAGCTAACGTCAGAACTTTTCGCTCAGTGGCTCAATGTTGGGTGTTTACCTGTTATTAAAACTTGCACCTTGCCCACTTTGCCTCCATCTGTTCAGAGGAAGGACTACAGTCCATCGAGGGCCAGGCTCTTGACAACCCGAGCAATCCACATTTTGGAAGAGAAACACGTTGGCATGATGATAGACACGGCACAGCCATCGTCCGGTGGTGAAAATCTATCATATTCTGCGTTTGTCTGGAGCCCCTTGATATTTAGACTCTACTGGTGGCTGCCATAG